In Shouchella patagoniensis, the following are encoded in one genomic region:
- a CDS encoding AraC family transcriptional regulator, translated as MKILRDALLQTEEGIHLYENKHRAKNHIQSHYHYTHQLLYVLEGEGECILDKKPYPLLEDRFIVIRPLTPHSIQARSKMTMLVLQFDETFLPDEYKNELVSPVFAQSEVLQLNAFKGSEIRQLLRKMLYEQLHRQEGQSAIGLKLFLGQILLALVRMKQHSNVQDANNRRAEDLKRYIESHYYQLTHAEDLAAKMGISSRYMQQIFKDSYQMTPIQYLTEIRLNRVKHLLVETNLDIVSICFEVGFESVSTFYRVFKNRVGVSPLVYQKTHVDDVVENNL; from the coding sequence TTGAAAATCTTGCGGGATGCGCTGTTGCAGACAGAAGAAGGAATCCATTTATACGAAAACAAACATAGGGCTAAAAACCACATTCAAAGCCATTATCATTACACACACCAGCTGCTATACGTGCTGGAAGGTGAAGGAGAATGTATTTTAGATAAGAAACCGTATCCTTTGCTGGAGGATCGTTTTATCGTTATCCGCCCATTGACACCTCATTCGATACAAGCTCGTTCAAAAATGACGATGCTTGTGCTTCAATTTGATGAAACATTTTTACCAGATGAATATAAAAATGAGTTGGTTTCTCCGGTGTTTGCACAATCGGAGGTCTTGCAACTAAATGCATTTAAAGGTAGTGAAATCAGACAATTATTGAGAAAAATGTTATATGAGCAGTTGCATAGACAAGAAGGTCAATCTGCAATTGGTCTTAAATTGTTTTTAGGACAAATCTTGCTTGCTTTAGTACGGATGAAACAGCACAGCAATGTTCAAGACGCCAATAACCGTCGGGCTGAGGATCTAAAACGTTATATTGAAAGCCATTATTATCAACTGACTCACGCAGAGGATTTGGCAGCTAAAATGGGAATTAGCTCTCGTTATATGCAGCAAATTTTTAAGGATAGTTATCAAATGACACCGATACAATACTTAACTGAAATTCGTTTAAATCGAGTAAAACATTTGTTGGTGGAAACAAATTTAGACATTGTCTCGATTTGTTTTGAAGTTGGTTTTGAGTCGGTTTCAACCTTTTATCGGGTGTTTAAGAACCGGGTTGGTGTAAGTCCACTTGTTTATCAAAAAACGCACGTAGATGACGTCGTGGAAAACAATCTCTGA
- a CDS encoding Gfo/Idh/MocA family protein gives MGEKKIGIIMNGVTGRMGTNQHLIRSIVAIREQGGIVLDDGEVLLPDPILVGRNEAKLENLAIKYGISRIETNLERALADKENLIYFDSQTTNRRAADIKKAIAAGKHIYCEKPTATTLEGSLELAQMAKAAGVKNGVVQDKLFLPGLLKLKRLIDSGYFGEILSVKLDFGYWVFEGDWQEGQRPSWNYREEDGGGIIVDMFAHWRYVIDHLFGEIKSLTCIGATHIPKRIDEQGNVYRATADDAAYAIFELENGVVVQANSSWTTRVNRDDLLTIQVDGKFGSAVAGLRDCKVQHRVQTPRPTWNPDIPNSIKFQEQWQEVPENEVYDNGFKAQWELFLKHVECGSEFPWDLLEGAKGTQLSDLGLTAWRERKWVDVPKLELATEVSAKQV, from the coding sequence ATGGGCGAGAAAAAGATTGGTATTATTATGAACGGAGTAACAGGAAGAATGGGCACAAATCAACATTTGATTCGTTCAATTGTTGCCATACGTGAGCAAGGTGGTATTGTACTTGATGATGGGGAAGTCTTATTGCCGGATCCTATTCTTGTTGGCCGCAATGAAGCGAAATTAGAAAATCTAGCAATTAAGTATGGAATTAGTCGAATTGAAACGAATTTAGAGCGGGCATTAGCTGACAAAGAAAATTTAATTTATTTTGATTCACAAACAACCAATCGACGCGCGGCAGATATTAAAAAAGCGATAGCGGCAGGCAAACATATTTATTGCGAGAAACCTACAGCTACTACTTTAGAGGGTTCACTTGAATTAGCGCAAATGGCGAAGGCGGCAGGTGTTAAAAATGGGGTCGTGCAAGATAAGCTTTTTTTACCTGGTTTATTAAAATTAAAGCGTTTAATAGATAGTGGGTATTTTGGCGAAATTTTATCCGTTAAACTTGATTTTGGTTATTGGGTATTTGAAGGTGATTGGCAGGAGGGACAACGGCCAAGTTGGAATTACAGGGAAGAAGATGGTGGAGGCATCATTGTTGATATGTTTGCTCATTGGCGTTATGTGATTGATCATTTGTTTGGTGAAATTAAATCACTTACATGTATCGGTGCAACGCATATTCCAAAGCGTATTGACGAACAAGGGAATGTATACAGAGCAACCGCTGACGATGCAGCCTATGCAATCTTTGAGTTGGAGAATGGCGTTGTGGTTCAAGCAAATTCCTCCTGGACAACGCGAGTTAACCGTGATGATTTGTTAACGATTCAAGTTGATGGGAAATTTGGTAGTGCGGTGGCTGGTTTACGGGATTGTAAAGTCCAACACCGTGTACAGACTCCACGCCCAACTTGGAATCCAGACATTCCAAATTCAATTAAATTCCAAGAACAATGGCAGGAAGTACCTGAAAATGAGGTTTATGATAATGGTTTTAAAGCACAGTGGGAGTTGTTTTTAAAACATGTCGAGTGTGGTAGCGAGTTTCCTTGGGACTTGCTTGAGGGAGCAAAAGGAACGCAATTATCTGATTTGGGTCTGACAGCGTGGCGTGAGCGAAAATGGGTTGATGTACCAAAGCTTGAGCTTGCTACTGAAGTATCAGCTAAACAGGTCTAG
- a CDS encoding sugar phosphate isomerase/epimerase family protein, giving the protein MNSQAEMNRLSLNQITTEQWSLAETIEGCARQNVAWISVWRHKLHEYGLNEAKKHIGDAGLRLSSLCRGGMFSASTKEERVRRIDDNKRAIDEASELGTNVLVLVCGPGADKDLLEARKHVQEGIEQLIPYAKEQGIKLGIEPLHPMYAADRSVINTLGQANDLVETVGKEQVGVVIDAFHVWWDPYLEMQIKRAAGNILGFHVSDWKIPITDMFKGRSLMGDGVIELKKMRRVVEANGYKGPIEVEIMNQILWDMQGDEALTKVIERYKSYV; this is encoded by the coding sequence ATGAATAGTCAAGCAGAGATGAACCGACTTAGTTTAAATCAGATTACGACGGAACAGTGGTCACTTGCAGAGACGATTGAAGGTTGTGCTCGGCAAAACGTAGCGTGGATATCTGTCTGGCGGCATAAATTACATGAATATGGATTAAACGAAGCAAAAAAGCATATTGGAGATGCAGGACTGCGTTTATCTAGTCTGTGTCGAGGTGGGATGTTTTCAGCAAGTACAAAAGAAGAACGAGTTCGCCGAATTGATGATAATAAACGAGCAATTGATGAAGCCTCAGAACTCGGAACGAATGTACTTGTCCTCGTTTGTGGACCTGGTGCAGATAAGGATTTGCTTGAAGCTAGAAAACATGTACAAGAAGGAATTGAACAGTTGATTCCATATGCAAAAGAACAAGGTATTAAGTTAGGAATTGAGCCGCTTCACCCGATGTATGCCGCTGACCGTTCGGTTATTAATACGCTTGGGCAAGCAAATGATTTAGTTGAAACCGTTGGAAAAGAACAAGTAGGCGTTGTGATTGATGCGTTTCATGTTTGGTGGGATCCGTATCTTGAAATGCAAATTAAGCGAGCGGCAGGGAATATTTTAGGGTTTCATGTTTCTGATTGGAAAATTCCTATTACAGATATGTTCAAAGGTCGTTCCTTGATGGGAGATGGTGTCATTGAACTCAAGAAGATGAGGAGAGTAGTAGAAGCAAATGGCTATAAAGGACCGATTGAAGTCGAAATTATGAATCAAATTTTATGGGATATGCAAGGAGACGAAGCATTAACTAAGGTGATTGAACGCTATAAGTCATACGTGTAG
- a CDS encoding dihydrodipicolinate synthase family protein: MKITLPNENRQLVSYTLKQQGMVYPSTNQFHSRRAYSAAHVVADPISAAHPVLGGDVDWNSTLSYRHALWNLGFGVAEAMDTAQRGMGLSWETAKELIARSSIEAKACGGIIASGAGTDQLDQSHSHTLDTIIAAYEEQAEFVESKGSKVILMASRALAKTAQTPEDYKTVYERILKQVKEPVILHWLGDMFDPNLVGYWGDEKAEKAMDVCLEIIHQHEDKVDGIKISLLDKDKEIKMRNCLPESVRMYTGDDFHYPELISGDEYRYSDALLGIFDAIAPAAASAFQALDNGDKATYERIFAPTVPLARHIFESPTYAYKTGIVFMAYLNGFQNHFRMIGGAEGARSVIHLSKLFILADEAGLLSNPEQAIQRMAYVLKTAGVNQEEVLL, encoded by the coding sequence ATGAAAATTACACTTCCTAATGAGAATCGACAGTTAGTCTCCTATACATTAAAACAACAAGGGATGGTCTATCCAAGCACAAATCAATTTCATTCTCGCCGAGCATATTCAGCTGCGCATGTTGTCGCAGATCCCATTTCGGCCGCCCATCCTGTGCTGGGCGGTGATGTTGACTGGAATTCGACTCTCTCTTATCGCCATGCGCTTTGGAATTTAGGATTTGGTGTTGCAGAAGCAATGGATACCGCTCAGAGGGGGATGGGCTTATCTTGGGAGACGGCAAAAGAATTAATTGCTCGTTCTTCCATAGAGGCGAAAGCGTGTGGAGGAATTATTGCCTCTGGTGCAGGAACGGACCAGCTTGACCAAAGTCATAGTCATACACTTGATACGATTATCGCTGCTTATGAAGAGCAGGCAGAATTTGTTGAGTCAAAAGGCAGTAAAGTCATTTTAATGGCCAGTCGAGCACTTGCAAAAACGGCACAAACACCGGAAGATTATAAGACTGTGTATGAGCGGATTTTAAAGCAAGTAAAAGAACCTGTTATCCTTCATTGGCTTGGTGATATGTTTGACCCAAACTTAGTTGGATATTGGGGAGACGAAAAAGCTGAGAAAGCGATGGATGTTTGTTTAGAAATTATCCATCAGCACGAGGACAAGGTAGATGGAATAAAAATTTCATTACTTGATAAAGACAAAGAGATTAAAATGCGTAATTGTCTCCCAGAGAGTGTGCGGATGTATACTGGCGATGATTTTCATTACCCAGAATTGATTAGCGGCGATGAATATCGATATAGCGATGCTTTGTTAGGTATATTTGACGCGATTGCACCTGCGGCAGCCAGCGCGTTTCAAGCATTGGATAATGGGGACAAAGCAACTTATGAGCGGATCTTTGCTCCAACAGTTCCCTTGGCTCGTCATATCTTTGAATCACCGACGTATGCGTATAAGACAGGAATCGTTTTTATGGCATATTTAAATGGCTTTCAAAATCATTTTCGGATGATTGGTGGTGCAGAAGGAGCAAGGTCAGTGATTCATTTATCGAAATTATTTATATTGGCAGATGAAGCTGGTTTACTTTCTAATCCCGAGCAAGCTATACAAAGAATGGCGTATGTGCTTAAAACTGCAGGGGTAAATCAAGAGGAAGTCCTTTTATGA
- a CDS encoding allophanate hydrolase: MEWHTIKQLRSAYRLKQTTPEEVMEELIKCSVEDEDYNIWISPPEKRKLAPFLDHLRTLDPHEAPLWGIPFAVKDNIDVAGFETTAGCGEYAYEPKRSATVIDRLIAAGAIPVGKTNLDQFATGLVGTRSPYGETHNGLRPEYISGGSSSGSAVAVARRLVPFSLGTDTAGSGRIPASLHGLVGFKSSLGAWSTKGVVPACASIDCVTAFTHTIEDARLVDDVIRGYDEEDPFSLTTPRLSSAKPVRYLVPKKDSLCFYGVHAKAYEQAWDESVRVLEEMGTPVDYIDTSLLSEAASLLYDGPLVAERWAAVGDFIASHPNVAFPVTEKVIRSAKNPAYDATALFQAQHRLKKIKRQVWEWLGEDGVLMMPTNGGTYTRDQVRDNPILTNSNMGLYTNHCNLLDLCAIAMPGKTQEDELPFGVTFFATHKSERFIVGAAEAFEQANEPSALLAVCGLHMRGFPLEGQMRTRRAVFKEKIATAPIYKLLKLPGEPAKPGLVKQNEGGQLIEVELWDMPLSEYGSFLGLIKAPLGLGKVVLADGREVNGFICEGSAVEGAEDITDSGGWRNALLKDEIQRK; this comes from the coding sequence ATGGAATGGCATACAATTAAACAGTTGCGTTCTGCATATCGACTCAAGCAGACAACACCAGAAGAAGTGATGGAGGAGTTGATTAAGTGTAGTGTTGAGGATGAAGATTACAACATATGGATTTCTCCTCCAGAAAAAAGGAAGCTTGCGCCTTTCTTAGATCATCTACGGACGCTTGATCCGCATGAAGCACCTTTATGGGGCATTCCATTTGCTGTAAAAGACAATATTGACGTTGCGGGCTTTGAAACAACAGCAGGCTGCGGAGAGTATGCATATGAACCGAAGCGATCTGCGACGGTCATTGACCGCCTTATCGCGGCAGGGGCAATCCCTGTTGGAAAAACGAACTTAGATCAGTTTGCAACGGGACTTGTTGGGACTCGGAGCCCTTATGGAGAAACCCATAATGGATTAAGGCCAGAATATATTAGCGGCGGTTCGAGCTCTGGTTCTGCAGTGGCCGTAGCGAGGAGACTAGTGCCATTTTCTTTAGGGACGGATACTGCGGGCTCTGGGAGAATTCCCGCGAGCTTGCACGGACTTGTGGGATTTAAATCGAGTTTGGGTGCGTGGTCAACAAAGGGTGTCGTTCCTGCTTGCGCAAGCATCGATTGTGTCACTGCATTTACTCATACAATTGAAGACGCTCGGCTTGTTGACGACGTTATTCGTGGATATGATGAGGAGGATCCGTTCTCACTAACAACTCCTCGACTGTCTTCAGCGAAGCCAGTTCGCTACCTAGTTCCGAAAAAAGACTCGCTTTGTTTTTACGGAGTCCATGCAAAAGCGTATGAACAAGCTTGGGATGAGTCAGTGCGTGTGCTGGAAGAGATGGGAACGCCCGTTGACTACATTGACACGTCGCTTTTATCGGAAGCGGCCAGTCTTCTTTATGATGGGCCATTAGTCGCTGAAAGGTGGGCAGCGGTTGGCGATTTTATCGCTTCTCACCCGAATGTGGCATTCCCTGTTACAGAAAAAGTCATTCGTTCTGCAAAAAATCCAGCCTACGACGCAACTGCCCTTTTTCAGGCGCAACACCGACTTAAGAAGATTAAGCGCCAGGTGTGGGAGTGGCTTGGTGAAGACGGTGTTTTAATGATGCCGACAAATGGTGGTACGTATACAAGAGACCAAGTGCGAGATAATCCAATTTTAACAAATAGTAATATGGGCTTGTACACAAACCATTGCAATTTGCTTGATTTATGTGCCATCGCAATGCCTGGTAAGACACAAGAAGACGAATTACCGTTTGGAGTCACTTTCTTTGCTACACATAAAAGTGAGCGCTTTATCGTCGGAGCGGCAGAGGCATTCGAACAAGCAAACGAACCTTCTGCTCTTTTAGCGGTTTGTGGCTTACATATGCGAGGTTTTCCACTCGAAGGACAGATGCGGACGCGACGTGCCGTTTTTAAAGAGAAAATAGCTACTGCTCCTATTTATAAATTGCTAAAGCTACCAGGTGAACCAGCGAAACCTGGTCTCGTGAAGCAAAATGAAGGTGGTCAGTTAATTGAGGTTGAACTTTGGGATATGCCATTATCTGAATATGGCTCTTTTCTAGGATTGATTAAAGCACCACTTGGCCTTGGCAAAGTAGTGCTTGCAGATGGTAGAGAAGTAAATGGCTTTATTTGTGAAGGGTCTGCGGTAGAAGGAGCGGAAGATATAACAGATTCAGGTGGTTGGCGAAATGCCTTACTGAAAGATGAAATTCAAAGGAAATAG
- a CDS encoding Gfo/Idh/MocA family protein, with protein sequence MVDKVRVLVVGINGYGEVYMNALLKRTDVIIVGVVEIIPNKSRYYDTLKAKRIPIYPTVSRFYEKDQADFAIISTPIHLHTEHVVEALKNDSYVLCEKPLTAESKDFSILDEAVKHSGKWIAIGFNWSFSETIQAVKRDLIRGKFGRPKTLRTLVLWPRYTTYFTRSNWAGKRYASGGKAVFDSIANNAAAHFLHNMLYVLGEEMDSCGQVAKVEGDLYKVNPIETFDTCAIRTNTVDGAELLFYASHSTREEIGPMFEYEFEHATVKYKCENDTGKVIAYFHDGSIKEYGNLNVHHKEALTKLDTCVEAVKNNSKVVPCTHETAKAHVQVIESLRELPVKQFEEERIEHIEGQYIVNGLLEKILDCYQMPTHSGTVFAPLTERLNMQS encoded by the coding sequence GTGGTAGACAAAGTGAGAGTACTCGTCGTTGGCATTAATGGATATGGGGAGGTTTACATGAATGCGTTGTTGAAACGCACTGATGTCATTATCGTTGGTGTTGTTGAGATAATCCCTAATAAAAGCCGCTATTATGATACGCTAAAAGCTAAACGGATTCCTATTTACCCCACAGTTAGTCGTTTTTACGAAAAGGATCAAGCGGATTTCGCAATCATTTCAACACCCATCCATCTCCATACGGAACACGTGGTTGAAGCCTTAAAAAACGATAGTTACGTTCTTTGTGAAAAACCGTTGACTGCGGAAAGTAAGGACTTTTCCATTTTGGATGAAGCAGTGAAGCATTCAGGGAAATGGATCGCAATTGGTTTTAATTGGTCGTTTAGTGAGACGATTCAGGCAGTAAAGCGTGATTTGATACGAGGAAAATTCGGAAGACCTAAAACGTTACGAACGTTGGTGTTATGGCCGAGATACACAACCTACTTTACCCGTTCAAATTGGGCTGGAAAGCGATATGCGTCTGGAGGTAAGGCTGTTTTTGATAGCATTGCAAACAACGCTGCTGCCCATTTTCTTCACAATATGCTTTATGTACTTGGAGAAGAGATGGACTCTTGTGGTCAAGTGGCGAAGGTTGAAGGTGACTTGTATAAAGTCAATCCAATTGAGACCTTTGATACGTGTGCAATTCGTACAAATACGGTAGACGGAGCAGAACTTTTATTTTATGCCTCTCATTCGACAAGAGAGGAAATCGGTCCCATGTTTGAATATGAGTTTGAACATGCAACGGTCAAATATAAGTGTGAGAATGATACGGGGAAAGTAATTGCTTATTTTCATGATGGATCAATAAAGGAATATGGAAACCTCAATGTGCATCATAAAGAAGCGTTAACGAAATTAGATACATGTGTTGAGGCTGTTAAAAATAATAGTAAAGTTGTACCGTGTACACATGAGACAGCTAAAGCTCATGTTCAAGTAATTGAGAGCTTACGAGAATTGCCTGTCAAACAGTTTGAAGAGGAGAGAATTGAACATATTGAAGGTCAATATATAGTAAATGGGTTGTTAGAAAAAATACTAGATTGTTATCAAATGCCTACTCATTCAGGAACGGTGTTTGCTCCTCTTACAGAAAGATTGAATATGCAGTCTTAG
- the uca gene encoding urea carboxylase, with the protein MFKKIVVANRGTIAVRIIRTLKEMGITSVAIYTKADATSLHVQLADEAICLGEGQVSESYLNQRVVLQTAKDTGAEAIHPGYGFLSENALFARACAEAGVVFIGPKPEQLEQFGLKHEARALALAANVPLLPGTDLLYTEEESVQAAKEIGFPVMVKSTAGGGGIGMRVCHNEDELLTAYAAVVHLAEQHFGNAGLFIEKYIAQARHIEVQLFGSRSGDVVALGERDCSIQRRNQKVIEETPAPNLEETVRTDMHESALRLANATGYVNAGTVEFLYDEAAKRFYFLEVNTRLQVEHGVTEEVYGVDIVKWMVQEAAGEWDVALAQSLQPQGHSIQVRVYAEDCQLDFRPSAGKLDQVIVAQSVRNETWVEAGTIVSTLYDPLLAKVIAKAETRDQTIVKLRSALNETRFYGITSNLMYASAVLNTPEFKNGHVYTKLLNDFVTDEAALEVLEGGIQTTVQDYPARLGHWDVGIPPSGPMDAVAFRIGNRLLGNDEGATGLEMTLSGGSYRFRGATTFCLAGADMEAELDGCLINLYEPITVKAGSILTFGKAITGMRTYLLVVGGFDVPKLLGSGATFTLGGFGGHGGRALRTGDVLRLNGGVFDKGTSTPINQMNDQKTWTIGVVPGPHSTTDYIDPAYLRQLETAEYDVHFNSSRTGVRLSGPAPIWAREDGGDAGLHPSNIHDNAYAIGSLDLTGDTPILLGPDGPSLGGFVCPVTTATAELWKIGQLQPGDKVHFQLLTLDQANDMLVRQEAYIKEGGYLPELPKPTKRLEGSYPLLYESAADGSNDMAITIRAAGDAYILVEYGEMELHLPYRFQAHLLMEAIELEDDFPVYELTPGIRSLQIHLDPLRISVQEACEKVVALNKAIPSLETVEVPSRIVKLPLSWADPTAQLAMERYEKNIRPDAPWCPDNIEFIRRINGLAGVDEVAQTVFEANYMVMGLGDVYLGAPVATPTDPRHRLITTKYNPARTWTPENAVGIGGAYMCIYGLEGPGGYQLVGRTVQIWNHLKPSKSFKDGKPWLLRFFDQIQYYPVTEEELNNMRQEMERGSFEVEMEETTFKLGEYLAFLEEIQEGSKTFKQKQQDAFAKEREDWRQKGLAEYVSEVVTESKEIVDELQEGVEPVASTMPGSVWKVLVKPGQYVEEGEILLIEESMKMEFPQYATVSGTIKNVYVKPGDEVQVGSRIVAIAKKKSEVLT; encoded by the coding sequence TTGTTTAAAAAAATAGTAGTTGCCAATCGAGGAACAATCGCTGTTCGAATTATTCGAACATTAAAAGAGATGGGGATAACATCAGTCGCTATTTACACAAAAGCGGATGCGACAAGTCTTCATGTTCAACTAGCTGACGAGGCTATCTGCTTAGGAGAGGGACAAGTAAGTGAAAGTTATTTAAATCAAAGGGTTGTTCTTCAAACTGCTAAAGATACTGGAGCAGAAGCAATTCATCCAGGTTATGGCTTCTTAAGTGAAAACGCACTGTTCGCTCGTGCTTGTGCAGAGGCGGGTGTCGTCTTTATTGGACCAAAACCTGAACAGTTGGAACAGTTTGGTTTAAAACACGAGGCGAGGGCACTTGCATTAGCGGCAAATGTACCTTTGTTGCCTGGAACAGACTTGCTTTATACCGAAGAAGAATCTGTTCAAGCTGCTAAGGAAATTGGCTTTCCTGTTATGGTAAAGAGTACAGCAGGTGGAGGTGGCATAGGCATGCGTGTTTGCCACAATGAGGATGAATTGCTTACAGCTTACGCGGCGGTTGTTCATTTAGCGGAACAACATTTTGGAAACGCAGGTCTTTTTATTGAAAAGTATATTGCCCAAGCTCGTCATATAGAGGTTCAGTTGTTTGGTAGTCGCAGTGGTGATGTCGTTGCACTGGGAGAACGAGATTGCTCGATTCAACGTCGAAATCAAAAAGTGATTGAAGAAACACCAGCACCTAATCTGGAGGAAACGGTGCGTACGGATATGCATGAAAGTGCATTGCGTCTCGCAAATGCTACTGGCTATGTAAATGCAGGTACAGTTGAGTTTTTATACGACGAAGCAGCTAAACGATTTTATTTCCTTGAAGTAAATACACGCTTACAAGTTGAACATGGAGTAACAGAAGAAGTGTATGGCGTTGACATTGTGAAATGGATGGTTCAGGAGGCTGCCGGTGAGTGGGATGTTGCTTTAGCTCAATCGCTTCAACCACAGGGGCACAGTATTCAAGTGCGCGTTTATGCAGAGGATTGCCAGCTTGATTTCCGTCCGAGTGCTGGAAAGCTCGACCAGGTTATAGTAGCGCAGAGTGTACGAAACGAGACATGGGTAGAGGCAGGTACAATCGTATCAACGTTATATGATCCTTTACTGGCTAAAGTAATTGCTAAGGCAGAAACACGAGATCAAACAATCGTTAAACTGAGGTCAGCTTTAAATGAAACTCGCTTTTATGGGATTACATCTAATCTGATGTATGCCAGTGCGGTTTTAAACACACCTGAGTTTAAAAATGGGCATGTTTACACAAAATTGCTCAATGACTTTGTGACAGATGAAGCGGCTCTTGAAGTTTTAGAGGGGGGCATTCAAACAACGGTGCAAGATTACCCGGCTAGACTAGGTCATTGGGATGTCGGTATCCCGCCAAGTGGTCCAATGGATGCAGTTGCGTTCAGAATCGGTAACCGTTTACTTGGTAATGATGAGGGAGCTACCGGGCTTGAAATGACGCTATCAGGAGGTTCGTATCGTTTCCGGGGAGCGACTACATTTTGCTTGGCTGGAGCAGACATGGAAGCGGAGTTAGATGGTTGTCTTATAAACTTGTACGAGCCAATCACAGTAAAGGCTGGAAGCATACTGACTTTTGGAAAAGCGATAACAGGCATGCGTACGTATTTACTCGTTGTTGGAGGGTTTGATGTACCGAAACTTCTTGGTAGTGGTGCAACATTTACACTAGGTGGATTTGGTGGACATGGCGGGCGTGCTTTGCGGACGGGTGATGTGCTTCGTTTGAATGGAGGTGTTTTTGATAAAGGAACCTCTACACCTATTAATCAGATGAACGATCAAAAAACATGGACAATTGGGGTTGTCCCAGGTCCTCATAGTACAACCGATTATATTGATCCAGCCTATTTGAGACAGCTCGAAACTGCAGAGTACGACGTCCATTTTAATAGCTCGCGAACTGGCGTACGTTTAAGTGGCCCGGCCCCTATATGGGCTCGAGAAGATGGGGGAGATGCAGGTCTACACCCTTCAAACATCCATGATAATGCATATGCAATTGGTAGTTTGGATTTAACTGGTGATACGCCTATCTTGTTAGGTCCCGATGGTCCAAGCCTTGGTGGCTTTGTTTGTCCCGTGACAACGGCGACCGCGGAGTTATGGAAGATTGGGCAACTTCAGCCAGGAGATAAAGTGCATTTTCAACTTTTGACACTTGACCAAGCGAACGACATGCTTGTTAGACAAGAAGCTTACATTAAAGAAGGCGGGTATCTTCCAGAGCTCCCGAAACCAACTAAAAGATTAGAAGGCTCTTATCCTCTTTTATATGAAAGTGCCGCTGACGGCTCAAATGATATGGCAATAACGATTCGAGCGGCAGGGGATGCGTATATACTCGTAGAATACGGTGAGATGGAATTACATTTACCTTATCGCTTTCAAGCGCATCTCTTAATGGAAGCAATTGAGTTAGAAGATGATTTTCCAGTATATGAATTAACACCAGGGATTCGATCGCTGCAAATTCACCTAGATCCGTTGCGAATATCAGTGCAGGAAGCGTGTGAGAAAGTTGTTGCACTAAATAAAGCCATACCATCCCTTGAGACGGTTGAAGTACCTTCGCGTATTGTAAAGCTTCCTTTATCGTGGGCTGATCCGACTGCGCAGCTTGCGATGGAGCGCTATGAAAAGAACATTCGCCCCGATGCGCCTTGGTGTCCTGATAATATAGAATTTATTCGACGTATTAATGGGCTTGCGGGGGTGGATGAAGTTGCTCAAACCGTATTTGAAGCAAATTACATGGTTATGGGCCTTGGTGATGTTTATCTTGGTGCACCAGTAGCAACACCAACAGACCCACGCCATCGTCTGATCACTACAAAATACAATCCAGCTCGGACGTGGACACCAGAAAATGCTGTTGGAATTGGTGGAGCCTATATGTGTATATATGGTTTAGAAGGGCCAGGAGGTTATCAACTTGTGGGTCGTACGGTGCAAATCTGGAATCACTTAAAGCCGTCAAAAAGTTTTAAAGATGGCAAGCCATGGCTGCTGCGTTTCTTTGATCAAATACAGTACTATCCGGTGACTGAAGAGGAATTAAATAACATGCGACAAGAGATGGAGCGAGGCTCATTTGAAGTAGAGATGGAAGAAACAACATTTAAGCTAGGAGAATACCTTGCCTTTCTTGAAGAGATCCAAGAAGGGAGTAAGACTTTTAAACAGAAACAACAGGATGCTTTTGCAAAGGAGCGCGAGGATTGGCGGCAAAAAGGTCTCGCGGAATATGTATCTGAAGTTGTAACCGAGAGCAAGGAGATAGTTGATGAGCTACAAGAAGGTGTCGAGCCCGTTGCGAGCACTATGCCTGGGAGCGTGTGGAAGGTACTCGTTAAGCCTGGTCAATATGTAGAAGAAGGGGAAATTCTATTAATTGAGGAGAGCATGAAAATGGAGTTTCCACAATACGCCACGGTTTCTGGAACAATTAAAAACGTTTATGTGAAACCAGGAGATGAAGTACAAGTCGGTAGCCGTATTGTAGCGATTGCTAAGAAAAAAAGCGAGGTGTTGACCTAA